ACAGTTTAACATGTTCTTTAGAATGATAGGCACTATCAGGAAGAGATGAAGTCAGGGATTCAGGCTCAGAGAGACAAATACTTATCCAGGACCCCAAGAGTGAGCAAGGGTGGAATATGGACTCCAGGCACGGCTGCCTAATTTCAAAGTCCATGATATTCTAATAGAAAGGGAGATCTAGTGCTGCGATCAGATGTAGAGAGGTCATCTTTGCCCATTTCACGATTCCATAGTTGTGATTTTTCCTTGccatttcttttgtcttccagTCAAAGGTATGCAGGCAGGATGAGTGCAAACACCTCCATGGTGACTGAGTTTCTTCTTCTCGGCTTCTCCCACCTGGCCGACCTCCAGGGCTTgctcttctctgtctttctcactATCTACCTGCTGACCGTGGCAGGCAATTTCCTCATTGTGGTGCTGGTCTCCACCGATGCTGCCCTCCAGTCCCCTATGTACTTCTTCCTGCGCACCCTCTCGGCCTTGGAGATTGGCTATACGTCTGTCACAGTCCCCCTGCTACTTCACCACCTCCTTACTGGCCGGCGCCACATCTCTCGCTCTGGATGTGCTCTCCAGatgttcttcttcctcttctttggcGCCACGGAGTGCTGCCTCCTGGCAGCCATGGCCGATGACCGCTATGCAGCCATCTGTGAACCCCTCCGCTACCCACTGCTGCTGAGCCACCGGGTGTGTCTACAGCTAGCTGGGTCGGCGTGGGCCTGTAGGGTGCTGGTGGGGCTGGGCCACACCTCTTTCATCTTCTCTTTGCCCTTCTGCGGCCCCAATGCCATCCCGCAGTTCTTCTGTGAGATCCAGCCTGTCCTGCAGCTGGTATGTGGAGACACCTCGCTTAATGAACTGCAGATTATCCTGGCAGGAGCCCTCCTCATCCTCTGCCCCTTTGGCCTCATCCTGGGCTCCTACGGGCGTATCCTCGTTACCATCTTCCGGATCCCATCTGTTGCGGGCCGCCGCAAGGCCTTCTCCACCTGCTCCTCCCACCTGATTGTGGTCTCCCTCTTCTATGGCACCGCCATCTTTATCTATATTCGCCCTAAGGCCAGCTACGATCCGGCCACTGACCCTCTGGTGTCCCTCTTCTATGCTGTGGTCACCCCCATCCTCAACCCCATCATCTACAGCCTGCGGAACACAGAGGTCAAAGCTGCCCTAAAGAGAACCATCCAGAAAACGGTGCCTATGGAGATTTGAAAAGGGGAAGATAGTGACTTCTGTGCAGTGCTCTGAGTCAGTCCCAAATACCTAAGGATCAAAGGGTCTCCCTTAAGGTCTTTCTTCACATTAGGGGAAGGCCAGCCTGTCAGAAAGACAAACTTATCTTTGAAAAGCTACCGTAGTCAAATGCTCTCCTCAGACCCTCACAACACATACATATTCTATTCTGCTTTCTGTTGCAAGAAACAAGAAACCCAGGATGGAGGATCAATTTCAGAAGCAGAGCAAGTTGACAACCAGGGATAAAGTTACAAAATATTATCCATATCAGACTAGCAAGGTAGTAAAATTTTCAGCCACAACAATGATCCTTAAAGTCATTTGACATTTGTACGTCCTAGGTAAGGCATTTGTTTCTTGGGTGGTACTACTGGTTAGTACCTTAGCAAACATAATTATACCTAATTAAATCTACTACCAGCTAAAGACAGATTCCTCAAGAAGTAAGGAGTGGCCACAAAAGTTTCAATGAAGGTAAGTTCTTATGGAAATTCATATGCCGCAGAGGTTAAGAGAACAGATTTTGATGTCAGACAGACTTAAAGTCAAGTCTTATTTTTTCCAGCTAGTTAGCTAAGTGATCACAGGTGAATGAtataatctctctgagccttaatttttttaacttttattttagattcaagggtacatgtgcaggtttgttatataggtaaatttcaCCTCACAGTGATTATttagtcacccaggtaataagcatagtacctgataagcAGTTTATTGATCCTCACCCTTCTATCCTCCACCCTCAATTATGTCCTGGTatctgttgttcctttctttgtgttcatgtgtactcagtgtttagttcccacttttaagtgagaatatatggtatttggttttctgttcctgtgttagtttgcttagaataatgacctccagttccatccatgttgctgcaaaggaaataatctgtttgttttttgttttgttctgttttgtttttatgtgagccttaattttcttatctataaagttGCGGTAACAAGAGAGTCTAATTCATTGGGTTTTTGTGAGGATTTGTAGACTTGCAAACAATCAAGCTTAATATCTGGCACAAAATAGTATCTTGATAGATGTTTTTGTTAGCAAGTCAGACAGGTCAGCGCAAAGGCTAATGTTTGGCTCACATGGGGTGACTTTGCTGAGAAGAGAAGGGTATTCTTGAAATATCAGTGGCATTGGAACCCACAAGAGACCCAGAGGAAGGTGGAAGAAGAGGCTCTATACATCACTGTTAACAGAAACTGCTACCCAGCACAGATATGAGCCAAAAACTACCAAGACATGGAAGAGCAAATATAAGGGCTATGACATGCAGGAGAGTCAGTGAACTGCAGAACAAATAAGTGGAATAAGCTGAGAGGGTGAATCAAAAACAGCCATCTCCAAGAGGCaagtatttattaataattaaaagtgCAATTTACATACTTTATATCATTCCAACACTTTATTCAAATGCAACAGTATTTATTGCAAACTTTCTATGTGCCTATTGCTCTTTGGCACTGTGGAGAATATCAAGTACATACAGGGTGGTGATTCTGTCCAGAGAGCACTTGCTGTCCTGTTAAGAAAGCACTGATTCTCATGAAACTATAAGAGAACAGTTTGCAAAGTAAGAAAACACTCAAAATGTAAAGCGAAAAGACAAAGGTGTTactccctgtccccaccccccaaaaGGGGTTGTGTGGCCTTCCTCAAACTCATTTTATCAATGTGGAAAACCTCACAACTACTGCTCTTCAATTGAACAAAACTGCAATAGCGAGGAACAGCATTTAAGAAGGATTGCTTAAAGGATTGTCAAAACAGCTTTTCCTCTGATAATTTAAAATCTAAATCTTATCCCCAAGCTAAAGCAGATGAGCACAGAGCTAcacatttaaaatgctgaaatattTCCACTTCCTACACATCTCCATCAACTCATCTTTCCTAGAACTGGTCTTGCTAAAGAGTGTTTTGGCATTAAGCCATTGGTTTACGTTGAGAAAGATTACAAGAAGCAACATTATGAAACTCTCAGAGGGATCATTTTTCTCATATCTCAGTGATAGGAATCACTGTATTTTTCCTGTCATATAAGCAATAACATTTCCTCACAGTTTTATGGAAGTACAATTGGCATATGACAAATTGTACATGTTTAAGTGtgcaatttgataagttttgacccATGTATGCACCATGACATTATAGGCGCAATCACGAAATGAACATATCCAGCCCCAATGCTCCCTCACACTCCATTGtaatctctctctttcacccCTCCCTGCACTCCTCATTCCCAAGCAACCTCTGATCTGCTTCCCAgcactatatttttcttttttcagagttttatataaatgaaattataaaatatgtactcTTTTTAGTCTGACTTATATTTGGAGATTTGGCCATGTTGTGGTGTGTACAGCagccattccttttcatttctgagtgATACTCCATTGTATAGATACGACAtaatttgttcatccattcacctgctgaaggaaatttgggttgttttcacaatttgtttattcattcacctgctAAAGGAAgttcaggttgtttccagtttttggttcATAGATTGAAGgttctatgaacatttgtgtacaaagtctttgtatgctttcatttctctggggTAAATACATAGATGTGAAATGGCTGCATCACATGGgaagtgtatgtttaattttttaagaaattaagtaATCACTTTTCCTCTTAACATGACAGTTAGCAAGTTTCCACCTGAATTTGTAACTCATCTCCA
This DNA window, taken from Pan paniscus chromosome 5, NHGRI_mPanPan1-v2.0_pri, whole genome shotgun sequence, encodes the following:
- the LOC100970649 gene encoding olfactory receptor 10C1, with the translated sequence MSANTSMVTEFLLLGFSHLADLQGLLFSVFLTIYLLTVAGNFLIVVLVSTDAALQSPMYFFLRTLSALEIGYTSVTVPLLLHHLLTGRRHISRSGCALQMFFFLFFGATECCLLAAMADDRYAAICEPLRYPLLLSHRVCLQLAGSAWACRVLVGLGHTSFIFSLPFCGPNAIPQFFCEIQPVLQLVCGDTSLNELQIILAGALLILCPFGLILGSYGRILVTIFRIPSVAGRRKAFSTCSSHLIVVSLFYGTAIFIYIRPKASYDPATDPLVSLFYAVVTPILNPIIYSLRNTEVKAALKRTIQKTVPMEI